A single Drosophila miranda strain MSH22 chromosome XR, D.miranda_PacBio2.1, whole genome shotgun sequence DNA region contains:
- the LOC108152527 gene encoding protein extra-macrochaetae encodes MKSLTAVCQTGASGMPGISPNGRIARHPPHRGDGENAEMKMYLSKLKDLVPFMPKNRKLSKLEIIQHVIDYICDLQTELETHPEMNNFDAAAALTAAANMEDDSEDEMHHMEDDEADLEADADDLLSQRLAAEQQLAKISSPAARLPLSDRQSPNTLLAPGQQQQQQIQQQQQLSNSLATQANEAEKDSRQS; translated from the exons ATGAAGTCCCTGACGGCCGTCTGCCAAACAGGTGCCTCCGGCATGCCGGGCATCAGCCCCAATGGACGCATTGCGCGCCACCCACCTCACCGCGGCGACGGCGAGAACGCCGAGATGAAGATGTATCTCTCCAAGCTGAAGGATCTGGTGCCATTCATGCCCAAGAACCGCAAGCTCTCCAAGCTGGAGATCATCCAGCACGTGATCGACTATATCTGCGACCTCCAAACGGAGCTGGAGACGCATCCCGAGATGAACAACTTCGATGCGGCGGCTGCGCTGACCGCCGCAGCAAACATGGAAGATGACAGCGAGGATGAGATGCACCACATGGAGGACGACGAGGCCGATTTGGAGGCCGATGCCGATGATCTGCTCTCCCAGCGTCTGGCCgccgagcagcagctggccaaAATCTCTAGTCCCGCCGCCCGTCTCCCGCTCAGCGATCGCCAGAGCCCCAACACGCTTCTGGCGCCgggtcagcagcagcagcagcagatacaacagcagcagcaactctcCAACAGTTTAGCAACG CAAGCGAACGAAGCGGAGAAAGACAGCAGGCAGTCGTAA